One part of the Bacillota bacterium genome encodes these proteins:
- a CDS encoding thiamine pyrophosphate-dependent dehydrogenase E1 component subunit alpha, with the protein METMLRMRKFEEHAIEIFSEGLMGGVLHTYIGEEAIAAGVCANLRKDDYVTGTHRGHGHCIAKGSPPFRMMAELMGRKDGCNKGKGGSMHTMDFENGVLGSNGIVGSGIPIATGAALSAKIRGTDQVAVAFFGDGATNRGSFHEALNMAAIWDLPVIFVCEDNKWAISVPREKSTRIQDLSTRASSYGMPGAVVNGNDAMAVYEAAKKAVERARSGGGPTLLVCDTLRQRGHEEGDAQEYRPKDEVARAKEIDPIKIMTKHLIGHGYMTAEQVEALYGKVEAEMADAVARARKSEFPAPEEALDDLFSEVV; encoded by the coding sequence ATGGAGACGATGCTCCGGATGAGGAAGTTCGAGGAACACGCCATCGAGATTTTCAGCGAAGGCCTTATGGGCGGGGTGCTGCACACGTACATCGGCGAGGAGGCCATAGCCGCCGGCGTGTGCGCCAACCTCCGCAAGGACGATTACGTTACCGGTACGCACCGCGGGCACGGTCACTGTATAGCAAAGGGATCGCCCCCGTTCCGGATGATGGCCGAGCTGATGGGTCGAAAGGACGGGTGCAACAAGGGTAAGGGCGGATCGATGCACACCATGGACTTCGAGAACGGGGTCCTGGGTTCAAATGGAATAGTAGGTTCGGGGATACCGATCGCCACCGGAGCCGCTCTCTCAGCGAAGATTCGCGGGACCGACCAGGTGGCGGTCGCATTTTTCGGGGACGGCGCGACAAATAGGGGTTCATTCCACGAGGCCCTGAACATGGCGGCCATATGGGACCTGCCGGTCATATTCGTGTGCGAGGACAACAAGTGGGCCATATCGGTGCCGCGTGAAAAATCGACTCGTATCCAGGACCTGAGCACGAGGGCTAGCTCCTACGGGATGCCCGGAGCCGTGGTTAACGGCAACGACGCCATGGCGGTTTACGAGGCCGCGAAGAAGGCGGTGGAACGTGCGCGCTCGGGTGGTGGGCCGACGCTGCTCGTCTGCGACACCCTGAGACAGAGGGGTCACGAAGAAGGGGACGCTCAGGAGTACCGGCCAAAGGATGAGGTCGCCCGCGCGAAGGAGATCGACCCCATAAAGATCATGACGAAGCATCTCATCGGCCACGGATACATGACCGCCGAGCAAGTCGAAGCCCTCTATGGCAAAGTCGAAGCGGAAATGGCCGACGCAGTGGCCCGCGCGAGGAAGAGCGAGTTCCCGGCGCCGGAAGAAGCCCTTGATGACCTGTTCTCGGAGGTGGTGTAG
- a CDS encoding alpha-ketoacid dehydrogenase subunit beta encodes MREITYAEALTEALREEMRRDKAVFCLGEDIGRIGGNFGITKGLQKEFGEDRVRDTPISEDAIVGASLGAALTGLRPVPEIMFSSFLGCCWEQIWNQVSKVRYMSGGQVKVPMVIRTVNAIGRSTAAQHNERPEAMLMHMPGLKVVAPATPYDAKGLLKAAIRSDDPVIFFEQCFLYYTVKGEVPEGDYTVPIGKADIKRKGSDLTIATYSNMVHKSMQAAAVLSKEDGVEAEVIDMRTLSPMDMDTVLESVKKTGRLIVATDDCRRGSTGAEIAAEVAEKGFDYLDAPVVRVATMDVPTPFSKPMENYIIPTPEKIVAAARAMLEG; translated from the coding sequence ATGAGGGAGATTACATACGCGGAGGCGTTGACGGAAGCTCTTCGTGAGGAAATGCGCAGGGACAAGGCGGTGTTCTGCCTTGGCGAGGACATCGGGAGGATAGGCGGCAACTTCGGGATCACCAAAGGGCTGCAAAAGGAGTTTGGCGAGGATAGGGTGCGCGACACGCCGATCAGCGAGGACGCCATTGTCGGGGCTTCGCTTGGCGCCGCCCTCACAGGGCTTCGCCCGGTCCCGGAGATCATGTTCTCCTCGTTCCTCGGGTGCTGCTGGGAGCAGATATGGAACCAGGTCTCCAAGGTCAGGTACATGAGCGGAGGCCAGGTGAAGGTGCCCATGGTCATCAGGACAGTGAACGCGATCGGTCGCTCGACGGCCGCGCAGCACAACGAGCGCCCCGAGGCGATGTTGATGCACATGCCCGGCCTGAAGGTGGTCGCCCCCGCGACTCCATACGATGCGAAGGGCCTCCTCAAGGCAGCCATCAGGTCGGACGACCCGGTGATATTCTTCGAGCAATGCTTCCTCTACTACACGGTCAAGGGAGAGGTGCCCGAGGGAGATTACACCGTGCCGATAGGGAAGGCGGACATCAAGCGTAAGGGCTCCGACCTTACCATAGCCACTTACTCCAACATGGTCCACAAGTCCATGCAGGCGGCCGCTGTCCTGTCAAAGGAAGACGGGGTCGAGGCCGAGGTCATCGACATGAGGACGCTGTCACCGATGGACATGGACACGGTCCTGGAGTCAGTGAAGAAGACGGGTAGGTTGATCGTCGCCACCGACGACTGCCGTCGCGGCAGCACCGGCGCGGAAATTGCCGCCGAGGTCGCCGAGAAGGGATTCGATTACCTGGATGCACCCGTAGTGCGCGTCGCCACCATGGACGTGCCCACGCCGTTCAGCAAACCCATGGAGAACTACATCATACCCACGCCGGAGAAGATCGTTGCGGCGGCGAGGGCCATGCTCGAGGGGTAG